The Manis javanica isolate MJ-LG chromosome 4, MJ_LKY, whole genome shotgun sequence genome contains a region encoding:
- the LOC108387889 gene encoding LOW QUALITY PROTEIN: olfactory receptor 3A10-like (The sequence of the model RefSeq protein was modified relative to this genomic sequence to represent the inferred CDS: inserted 2 bases in 1 codon) yields MDPGAFGNRTTVTEFILLGLTGNIQLQPILFALFLFAYLLTVGGNLSILAAILVEPKLHTPMYFXLGNLSMLDVGCITVMVPPMLACLLAHQCGVPYAACISQLFFFQLLAGVDCHLLTAMAYDRYLAICRPLMYSTRMSREVQGALVDICCAISFINALTHTVAVSVLDFCGPNVVNHFYCDLPPVFQFSCSSTHLNRQLLFVGATFMGVLPMILISVSYAHVAAAVLKIHSAEGRRKAFSTCGSHLTMVCIFYGTGFFSYMRLGSVSVSDKDKGIGILNTILSPMLNPLIYSLRNPDVQGALQWVLTGRQAPE; encoded by the exons ATGGATCCAGGTGCCTTCGGGAACAGGACAACGGTCACTGAGTTCATCCTTCTTGGCCTAACAGGGAACATACAACTGCAGCCCATCCTTTTTGCCCTCTTCCTCTTTGCCTACCTGCTCACAGTTGGGGGCAACCTCAGCATCCTGGCAGCCATCCTGGTGGAGCCCAagctccacacccccatgtactt tctGGGGAACCTGTCCATGCTGGACGTTGGCTGCATCACCGTCATGGTCCCTCCAATGCTGGCATGTCTCTTGGCCCATCAGTGTGGAGTTCCCTATGCGGCCTGCATttcacagcttttcttcttccagctcCTGGCCGGCGTGGACTGTCACCTCCTGAcagccatggcctatgaccgctaccTGGCCATCTGCCGGCCCCTCATGTACAGCACCCGCATGAGCCGTGAAGTCCAGGGTGCCCTGGTGGACATCTGCTGCGCCATCTCCTTCATCAATGCTCTGACTCACACAGTGGCTGTGTCCGTGCTTGACTTCTGTGGCCCTAATGTGGTCAACCACTTCTACTGCGACCTCCCACCCGTTTTCCAGTTCTCCTGCTCCAGCACCCACCTCAACAGGCAGCTGCTTTTTGTGGGGGCCACCTTCATGGGGGTGCTCCCCATGATCCTCATCTCAGTATCCTATGCCCACGTGGCAGCTGCAGTGCTAAAAATCCACTCAGCCgagggcaggaggaaggcctTCTCCACGTGCGGCTCCCACCTCACCATGGTCTGCATCTTTTATGGAACTGGCTTCTTCAGCTACATGCGCCTGGGCTCAGTGTCAGTCTCAGACAAGGACAAGGGGATTGGCATCCTCAACACCATCCTCAGCCCCATGCTGAACCCGCTCATCTACAGCCTCCGGAACCCTGACGTGCAGGGCGCCCTGCAGTGGGTGCTCACGGGGAGGCAAGCCCCCGAGTGA